Proteins co-encoded in one Streptococcus pyogenes genomic window:
- a CDS encoding conserved phage C-terminal domain-containing protein, whose amino-acid sequence MAQRRMFSRKITETDRFLEMPLSSQALYFHLNMGADDEGFIDKAKTIQRTIGASDDDMKLLIAKGFLIPFDSGVVVIRHWRIHNYIQSDRFQSTLYQSEKAQLEYDKSKTASLKPIGNCIQNVSEMETQVRLSKGSLDKDSLTTYPTVLDNEEEDIPYKEIISYLNEKANRNYRPNIQKNKTLIKARWSEGFRLDDFKHVIDNTVKDWSGTKYEKYLRPETLFGSKFEGYLNQAPRTKKETTDERLGF is encoded by the coding sequence ATGGCTCAGCGTAGAATGTTTAGTAGAAAAATTACTGAGACTGATCGTTTCCTTGAAATGCCATTATCATCTCAAGCTCTCTACTTTCATTTGAATATGGGAGCTGATGATGAGGGCTTTATCGATAAGGCTAAGACGATTCAGAGAACAATTGGTGCTAGTGACGATGATATGAAATTGCTTATTGCAAAAGGGTTCTTGATTCCCTTTGATAGTGGTGTAGTCGTTATCCGTCATTGGAGGATTCACAACTATATCCAGTCTGACCGCTTTCAATCAACTTTATACCAGTCAGAAAAGGCTCAGCTAGAGTATGACAAGTCAAAAACAGCCAGTCTTAAACCTATTGGAAATTGTATACAAAATGTATCCGAAATGGAGACACAGGTTAGGTTAAGTAAGGGTAGCTTAGATAAGGATAGCTTAACTACCTATCCTACTGTTTTAGACAACGAGGAAGAAGATATTCCATACAAGGAAATCATATCTTACTTGAATGAAAAAGCTAATAGAAATTACAGACCTAACATTCAGAAAAACAAAACTCTTATCAAGGCTAGATGGTCAGAAGGATTCAGATTAGATGATTTTAAGCATGTCATTGATAACACAGTCAAGGATTGGTCAGGTACTAAGTATGAAAAGTATCTCAGACCTGAAACGCTCTTTGGTTCTAAGTTTGAAGGTTATCTGAATCAAGCACCACGAACCAAGAAGGAAACAACTGATGAAAGGTTGGGCTTTTAG
- a CDS encoding ATP-binding protein: protein MNPFKNFETRQVLAETCEVHGCQLWLTKVPIKGRLEELKQCPECTKAAINIFEDKLNSQSKINSKLADTYAVFERDSLVSDKLRAKSLENYEIKYDIDQQAINYAKRMEQFYRQDRTGNAIITGPSGVGKSHLTYGLARFMNEQFKVYKSPKSVLFISLVSLFTKIKESFKVDNGYRQTDMIKLLTKVDYLFLDDLGKESRKGDSQNNEWTHQILYEILDNRSNTIINTNLSSKEIKALYADNYGNGALSSRILEGVTGNSFAYPKDMEDRRY from the coding sequence ATGAATCCTTTTAAGAATTTTGAAACCAGGCAAGTCTTGGCTGAAACTTGTGAGGTTCACGGTTGCCAGTTGTGGCTGACTAAAGTACCGATTAAGGGAAGACTTGAAGAACTCAAGCAATGCCCAGAGTGTACCAAGGCTGCTATCAACATCTTTGAAGATAAGTTGAACAGCCAGAGCAAAATCAACAGCAAACTTGCTGATACCTATGCTGTCTTTGAAAGAGATAGCCTGGTATCAGACAAGCTGAGGGCTAAGAGCCTTGAGAACTATGAAATAAAGTATGATATTGACCAGCAAGCTATCAACTACGCCAAGCGAATGGAACAGTTCTACCGACAGGACAGAACAGGCAATGCTATTATTACAGGCCCCTCTGGAGTTGGCAAGAGTCATCTGACTTACGGCTTGGCGAGGTTTATGAATGAACAATTTAAAGTCTACAAATCACCAAAATCAGTCCTCTTCATCTCACTGGTAAGCCTTTTTACAAAAATAAAAGAAAGCTTCAAGGTTGACAATGGGTACAGACAGACTGACATGATTAAGTTACTAACTAAGGTTGACTACCTCTTTCTGGACGATTTGGGCAAGGAGAGTCGCAAAGGCGACAGCCAGAACAATGAGTGGACTCATCAAATACTGTATGAGATTTTAGACAATCGGAGCAACACAATCATCAATACAAATCTGAGCAGTAAGGAGATTAAGGCCTTGTATGCTGACAATTATGGCAACGGTGCTTTGTCTAGTCGGATTCTTGAGGGTGTGACTGGAAATAGCTTTGCTTATCCGAAGGATATGGAAGATAGGAGGTATTGA
- a CDS encoding MazG-like family protein → MNMTKTLEEKVEQWFIDRTLHEANPVKQFQKLMEESGELFEGIAKNKPELIYDALGDMQVVLIGLEQQIKNGAAIEAKPQEMELLLLTSSLGEVAQKLYKHIFHKETRTPLVRPQLMLLHSSIHAVAIHNETTADDCLAIAYNEIKDRKGKMIDGVFVKEADL, encoded by the coding sequence TTGAACATGACTAAAACACTTGAGGAAAAGGTTGAACAATGGTTTATTGACCGCACCCTACATGAGGCTAATCCAGTTAAACAATTTCAAAAGCTGATGGAAGAATCAGGCGAACTGTTTGAAGGTATCGCAAAAAATAAACCTGAATTGATTTATGACGCCCTTGGTGACATGCAAGTTGTCTTGATTGGTCTTGAACAGCAAATCAAGAACGGTGCAGCAATTGAAGCGAAACCACAGGAGATGGAGCTTCTGCTCCTTACATCAAGTTTAGGAGAGGTGGCTCAAAAGCTCTACAAGCACATTTTCCACAAAGAAACACGGACACCGCTTGTCCGTCCTCAGTTGATGTTGCTGCATAGTTCCATTCATGCAGTTGCCATTCATAACGAGACTACGGCTGATGATTGTTTGGCCATTGCCTACAATGAAATCAAAGACCGTAAAGGAAAGATGATTGATGGAGTTTTTGTAAAGGAGGCAGATTTGTGA
- a CDS encoding DUF1372 family protein, which translates to MRKILTKIGNFSLLLILLFSPLLISYKLDKTDAKIKQPKVIIYKVDNVGANMIGTITAKEIIDGHYTVTAGTYGKFLVTEEQYNEISVGDNIPDYLKGRGN; encoded by the coding sequence GTGAGAAAGATACTGACAAAAATTGGAAATTTTAGTCTTTTGCTCATCCTCTTGTTTAGTCCGTTGTTAATTAGCTACAAACTTGACAAAACTGATGCAAAAATTAAACAACCAAAAGTCATCATTTACAAAGTTGATAATGTTGGTGCTAATATGATTGGTACCATTACAGCCAAGGAAATTATTGACGGTCACTATACTGTTACCGCTGGTACTTATGGTAAATTCTTAGTCACTGAGGAACAATACAATGAAATTTCTGTTGGTGATAACATTCCAGATTATTTGAAAGGACGTGGGAACTAA
- a CDS encoding DUF3310 domain-containing protein, whose amino-acid sequence MKIIHDNVNKPSHYQGKYGLEAIAVIDNFMGDLAGKASWAWGNMIKYVLRFQKKNGLEDLKKARKNLDWLIEEMEKNNG is encoded by the coding sequence ATAAAAATTATTCATGATAATGTCAATAAACCAAGTCATTATCAGGGTAAGTATGGACTTGAAGCTATTGCTGTCATTGATAACTTCATGGGTGATTTAGCAGGTAAAGCGTCGTGGGCATGGGGGAATATGATTAAATATGTCCTACGTTTTCAGAAGAAAAATGGTCTTGAAGACCTTAAAAAAGCAAGAAAAAACCTTGACTGGTTGATTGAAGAAATGGAGAAAAATAATGGCTGA
- the ssb gene encoding single-stranded DNA-binding protein, with product MINNVVLIGRLTKDVELRYTPSQVACAQFTLAVNRNFKNQDGQKEADFINCVMWRQAAENLTNWTKKGHLIAITGRIQTRNYENQQGQRVYVTEVVAESFQILEKRDKTANTNSLADTMPDYGPEPDLPF from the coding sequence ATGATCAATAACGTTGTCCTGATTGGCCGCTTAACAAAAGATGTTGAGCTACGCTATACACCAAGTCAAGTAGCTTGCGCACAGTTTACTTTAGCAGTTAATCGTAATTTTAAAAATCAAGATGGGCAAAAAGAAGCTGATTTTATTAATTGTGTAATGTGGCGACAAGCTGCTGAAAATTTAACAAATTGGACGAAAAAGGGCCATCTGATTGCGATAACAGGACGCATTCAGACCCGTAACTACGAAAACCAACAAGGACAACGTGTCTATGTAACAGAAGTGGTTGCCGAAAGTTTTCAAATTTTAGAGAAGCGTGATAAAACAGCTAATACTAATAGCTTGGCAGATACCATGCCAGACTATGGACCAGAACCAGATTTACCATTTTAG